In one Fluviispira vulneris genomic region, the following are encoded:
- the ung gene encoding uracil-DNA glycosylase, whose protein sequence is MESEIKARDLSFLSENWRALLGAEFEKPYFEDIRAFLKKELKQGHTFFPAKEKVFRALKLVDFADVRVVIIGQDPYHGMGQANGLAFAVEQGIPAPPSLQNIFKEIEKDIGKGRPTNTTLENWAKQGVLLLNTVLTVRAHTAFSHREKGWEKFTDSVIEKLNHKTTPIIFMLWGAAAQSKANMITNPIHNILKAPHPSPLSAHRGFLGCKHFSKANEILRNHNISEIDWNL, encoded by the coding sequence GTGGAATCAGAAATAAAGGCGAGAGATCTTAGTTTTTTATCAGAGAATTGGAGAGCACTTTTAGGGGCTGAGTTTGAAAAACCTTACTTTGAAGACATCCGTGCTTTTTTGAAAAAAGAGCTCAAACAAGGTCACACTTTTTTCCCTGCAAAAGAAAAAGTATTCAGAGCCCTTAAGCTTGTCGACTTTGCCGATGTAAGAGTCGTCATTATTGGACAGGATCCGTATCATGGTATGGGCCAAGCCAATGGCCTTGCTTTTGCGGTTGAACAAGGCATTCCTGCTCCCCCCTCTCTGCAAAATATTTTTAAAGAAATTGAAAAGGATATTGGTAAGGGAAGACCCACCAACACCACTTTAGAAAACTGGGCAAAGCAAGGTGTCTTGTTGTTAAATACTGTTTTAACAGTTCGCGCGCACACTGCTTTTTCTCATCGAGAAAAGGGTTGGGAAAAGTTTACTGACAGTGTGATTGAAAAACTCAATCACAAAACAACACCCATAATTTTCATGCTTTGGGGTGCAGCAGCCCAGTCTAAAGCCAACATGATCACAAATCCTATTCACAATATTCTAAAAGCACCGCACCCCTCGCCACTTTCTGCCCACCGCGGATTTTTGGGGTGTAAACATTTTTCAAAAGCAAACGAAATATTAAGGAATCATAATATTTCAGAAATTGATTGGAACCTTTAA
- a CDS encoding DEAD/DEAH box helicase, with translation MTNNSIVATEESSIFNLLPEALREGLISQGITKPTPIQQAAYKPVLDGRDVIAQSRTGSGKTLAFGLPAFARLGKPQASKPRLLVLTPTRELAQQVSDVFEANFKPQGFRILAITGGKSYRFQTSSLQRGVDAVVATPGRLNDLLQQGAISLSNVEILVLDEMDEMLDFGFAEDIIKIKEAIGKKAQTLLFSATFPPKVTNIARQMVANPFEVKVASTDTSTGLIEHGFVEVKMGRNLDALLGLLLYHDPEHAIIFCKTRDETRNIHNALLERGFAAGVLNGEMTQNDRSQTMERFKNRQLRILVATDVAARGIDISGLSHVINFTVPTNVETYTHRAGRTGRAGATGKAWTIITHIERREFQFVCSKVKINPTRIELPNAKKIASQFLNNMLFRINANSIESQEYIDHSVENLVANLESDKLKEVLANVLKSEASRQLGKSLHVEDISPAFKTEFGTNVDSSKFGSDRGGRSSRGGFGGGRGGFGGGRGGDRGGFGGGRGGDRGGFGGGRGGDRGGDRGEKRGGYSTSSNRSERGGFGGRGGASKKPTDSSGKRNFPIA, from the coding sequence ATGACAAATAACAGTATTGTTGCAACAGAAGAGTCTTCTATTTTTAACTTATTGCCAGAAGCACTTCGCGAAGGCCTTATTTCGCAAGGTATTACTAAACCGACCCCTATCCAACAAGCAGCTTATAAACCTGTATTAGATGGAAGAGACGTGATTGCACAAAGCCGTACAGGCTCAGGCAAAACTCTTGCTTTTGGTTTGCCTGCTTTTGCACGCCTTGGGAAACCACAGGCATCTAAACCAAGACTTCTTGTCTTAACTCCGACTCGTGAACTTGCACAACAAGTTTCCGACGTTTTTGAAGCAAATTTTAAACCACAAGGTTTTCGTATCTTAGCGATAACTGGCGGAAAAAGCTACCGTTTTCAAACTTCATCCCTTCAACGCGGTGTGGATGCAGTTGTTGCAACTCCAGGTCGTTTAAATGACCTCTTGCAGCAAGGGGCTATTAGCCTGAGCAACGTTGAAATCCTCGTCCTCGACGAAATGGACGAAATGCTCGATTTTGGCTTTGCTGAAGACATTATTAAAATCAAAGAAGCTATTGGTAAAAAAGCACAAACCTTACTATTTTCTGCAACATTCCCACCAAAAGTGACAAATATTGCACGCCAAATGGTTGCAAATCCTTTTGAAGTTAAAGTTGCAAGTACAGATACAAGCACAGGCTTGATTGAGCATGGCTTCGTTGAAGTCAAAATGGGACGTAACCTCGATGCTCTCTTAGGATTGTTACTTTATCATGATCCAGAGCATGCCATTATTTTCTGTAAAACTCGCGATGAAACACGCAATATTCACAATGCTCTGCTTGAAAGAGGATTTGCTGCAGGCGTATTGAATGGCGAAATGACGCAAAATGATCGTAGCCAAACAATGGAACGCTTTAAGAATCGTCAACTTCGTATCCTCGTTGCAACAGACGTTGCTGCGCGCGGGATCGATATCAGCGGTCTTTCCCACGTTATTAACTTTACTGTGCCAACAAATGTTGAAACTTACACACACCGTGCAGGCCGTACAGGACGCGCGGGCGCAACAGGTAAAGCATGGACAATCATCACCCATATTGAACGTCGTGAATTCCAATTTGTTTGTAGCAAAGTAAAAATCAATCCAACTCGTATTGAGTTGCCAAATGCGAAGAAAATTGCATCGCAATTTTTAAACAATATGTTATTCCGTATCAATGCAAATAGCATTGAATCTCAAGAATATATTGATCACTCCGTTGAAAACCTTGTGGCTAATCTTGAAAGCGATAAGCTCAAAGAAGTTCTCGCAAATGTTCTCAAATCTGAAGCTTCTCGCCAACTTGGCAAGAGCTTACACGTAGAAGACATTTCACCTGCCTTCAAAACAGAGTTCGGCACAAACGTTGATTCCTCCAAATTTGGCTCAGACCGTGGTGGTCGTTCCTCCCGTGGTGGATTCGGCGGCGGACGTGGCGGCTTTGGCGGCGGACGCGGTGGTGACCGTGGTGGATTCGGCGGCGGACGCGGCGGTGATCGCGGTGGATTCGGCGGCGGACGTGGCGGTGATCGCGGTGGAGACCGTGGCGAAAAAAGAGGCGGCTACTCAACTTCCAGCAATCGCTCTGAACGTGGCGGTTTCGGCGGAAGAGGCGGAGCTTCTAAAAAGCCAACTGACAGCAGTGGCAAAAGAAACTTCCCAATCGCTTAA
- the lepB gene encoding signal peptidase I, whose product MKFFKEIKEILIILALIVFFRSSILNWYLIPSSSMLPTLKIGDHVVVNKLSYGLMFPFMEKRLINWSSPKRGDLVVFQGPLREGGQTILKRVVGIAGDTISFTDGILTVNNKPAQNIQDMDRSILKDIGGIEKSEDYNIFIESGFSQYPHKILRKKMGGLSLEESKSWVVPEGKIFCIGDNRDNSYDSRFWGPVDEKSVYGRALFITYSTGDQGTWPNLRNDRWFLKLTN is encoded by the coding sequence ATGAAATTTTTCAAAGAAATAAAAGAAATTTTAATAATTCTTGCCTTAATTGTTTTTTTTCGCTCAAGTATTTTAAATTGGTATCTTATCCCATCGAGTTCTATGCTTCCTACTTTAAAAATAGGTGATCACGTCGTTGTGAATAAACTTTCCTATGGTTTAATGTTTCCATTTATGGAAAAAAGATTAATCAATTGGAGCTCACCCAAGCGTGGAGATTTAGTGGTTTTTCAAGGTCCACTGCGCGAAGGGGGGCAAACTATTCTGAAAAGAGTTGTCGGTATTGCAGGTGATACTATCTCATTTACCGATGGAATATTGACAGTGAATAATAAACCAGCCCAAAATATTCAAGATATGGATAGAAGTATTCTGAAAGATATTGGAGGAATCGAAAAATCTGAGGATTATAATATTTTTATTGAATCTGGCTTTAGCCAATATCCTCATAAAATATTAAGAAAAAAAATGGGTGGTCTTTCTCTGGAGGAAAGCAAGTCATGGGTTGTGCCTGAGGGAAAAATCTTTTGTATAGGTGACAATCGTGATAATTCATATGACAGTCGTTTTTGGGGACCTGTAGATGAAAAAAGTGTTTATGGTAGAGCATTATTTATAACTTATTCTACAGGTGATCAAGGAACTTGGCCGAATTTAAGAAACGATCGTTGGTTTTTGAAATTAACGAATTAG
- a CDS encoding glycerate kinase produces MRVVLAFDKFKGTFTARQVCELVADGIRNRNPKIEIIHRPMADGGEGSAVLLAASLGMESLRVEVCDLLGKPAEANVFWQNARRLAVLESAEVLGNSRALATEEGLFQANTWGFGKLLQKAFPLRPQEIWLCIGGTLTVDAGWGIASAFGLSAYDVHGNRLKPCLDNMEKIDSFAKEELPEYVKKCKIIVLCDVNAPAAGPGVSLLSFLKQKGAKDSSIPIIEKRIQIFWNKLKQAFPYIPRLDEAFMGAGGGICIGLSAVFPNLKIEMGSKKIAKVIALAPSFSGSDLIVCGEGSLDDLTLYGKAVSTVSQLAMKSEQKLIGVFGKVTGNRSEFKNKLGLSDIITLLEEHQSGQTTNEIMRNSKIKLFNIGQDLAERISKKSSKGH; encoded by the coding sequence ATGCGTGTCGTACTTGCGTTTGACAAATTCAAAGGAACATTTACCGCACGACAAGTCTGTGAGCTCGTCGCAGATGGGATACGTAATCGCAATCCAAAAATTGAAATTATTCACCGCCCCATGGCAGATGGAGGGGAAGGAAGTGCGGTTCTTCTTGCTGCAAGTTTAGGAATGGAGTCGCTCAGAGTGGAAGTTTGTGATTTACTCGGCAAACCCGCTGAAGCAAACGTATTTTGGCAAAATGCAAGAAGACTTGCAGTTCTAGAATCAGCAGAAGTATTAGGAAATTCGAGAGCTTTAGCCACTGAAGAAGGCCTTTTCCAAGCCAATACTTGGGGCTTTGGTAAGCTTTTGCAAAAAGCTTTTCCATTGCGCCCGCAAGAAATATGGTTGTGCATTGGTGGAACTTTAACTGTTGATGCTGGCTGGGGAATTGCGAGTGCGTTTGGCTTGTCTGCCTATGATGTGCATGGCAATCGCTTAAAACCTTGTTTAGATAATATGGAGAAAATTGATTCTTTTGCAAAAGAGGAACTGCCAGAATATGTCAAAAAATGTAAAATAATTGTTTTATGTGATGTAAATGCACCAGCAGCTGGCCCAGGTGTCTCACTCCTTTCTTTTTTAAAACAAAAAGGGGCCAAGGACTCTTCCATTCCAATTATAGAAAAAAGAATTCAAATTTTTTGGAATAAATTAAAACAAGCATTTCCATATATCCCTCGTCTCGATGAAGCTTTTATGGGAGCAGGAGGAGGTATTTGCATTGGATTATCTGCAGTTTTTCCTAATTTAAAAATAGAAATGGGTTCAAAAAAAATCGCTAAAGTTATTGCACTCGCTCCAAGTTTTTCAGGATCTGATCTTATTGTTTGTGGAGAAGGAAGTTTAGATGATTTAACTTTATACGGCAAAGCTGTGAGTACAGTTTCACAACTTGCAATGAAAAGTGAACAAAAATTAATCGGCGTGTTTGGTAAAGTTACAGGAAATCGTTCTGAATTTAAAAATAAACTTGGACTGTCAGATATAATAACTCTTTTAGAAGAGCATCAAAGTGGACAAACAACAAACGAGATAATGCGCAATTCAAAAATAAAACTTTTTAATATTGGGCAAGATCTTGCAGAAAGAATAAGTAAAAAAAGCAGCAAAGGTCATTAA
- the acpP gene encoding acyl carrier protein, whose translation MDNQHDAKQLESKLIKIVAEKLSIEEKNVTAASRFQEDLGADSLDIVELLMEIEEEFGVNISDDESERLKTVGDAVKFITAKL comes from the coding sequence ATGGACAATCAACACGATGCAAAACAACTTGAATCTAAACTTATAAAAATTGTTGCTGAGAAGTTGAGCATAGAGGAAAAAAACGTAACTGCAGCTTCCCGATTTCAAGAAGACCTTGGCGCAGATTCACTTGACATCGTTGAACTCCTCATGGAAATTGAAGAAGAGTTTGGTGTAAATATTTCTGACGACGAGTCAGAGCGTCTTAAAACAGTTGGTGATGCAGTTAAATTCATCACTGCAAAGCTCTAA
- the rpiB gene encoding ribose 5-phosphate isomerase B, which produces MKIAIAADHAGKELKSYVIDFLTLTNHQVLDYGVASDSSASVDYPDYADIVASEVSASRCDRGILICGTGIGMCITANKFPLVRAAVVNDEFTARMSRAHNDANIMCLGSRIVNYQRAIDFVKIWLATECEEGRHRSRINKVTAIEKRLAQ; this is translated from the coding sequence ATGAAAATCGCTATTGCTGCGGATCATGCAGGTAAAGAACTTAAAAGCTATGTAATCGACTTTTTAACACTTACAAATCACCAAGTGCTAGATTACGGGGTGGCATCAGATTCCTCAGCATCAGTTGACTATCCTGATTATGCTGACATAGTTGCTTCCGAGGTTTCCGCAAGTCGCTGTGACAGAGGAATACTTATCTGTGGCACTGGAATCGGTATGTGTATTACTGCCAATAAATTTCCTTTGGTCAGAGCTGCGGTTGTCAATGATGAATTTACTGCAAGAATGAGTCGAGCGCACAATGATGCAAATATCATGTGCTTAGGCTCAAGAATAGTGAACTATCAAAGAGCAATCGACTTTGTAAAAATTTGGCTTGCTACTGAATGTGAAGAAGGTCGCCACAGAAGTAGAATTAATAAAGTTACAGCCATTGAAAAGAGGTTAGCACAATGA
- a CDS encoding serine hydroxymethyltransferase, giving the protein MNKFLSFERANILNSDPEIADLFSKESARLNEGLELIASENVASPAVLSALSSVLSNKYAEGYPGRRYYGGCEFNDKVEQIAIDRVKKIYGAEHANVQPHSGAQANQAVFLAFLKPGETFLGMNLSHGGHLTHGSPVNISGMYYKAESYGVNAQGFIDYEEVAQKARECKPKIIIAGASAYSRALDFAKFREIADEVGAYLMVDMAHIAGLVAGGQHLSPVPFADFVTTTTHKTLRGPRGGVILCKEKYAKAIDKAVFPGLQGGPLMHVIGAKAVAFGEALQPSFRNYAEQVVINARVLAETLIANSVSLVSGGTDNHLILIDLKDSPLSGKDAEERLAKIELTVNKNSVPNDPRKPMVTSGVRIGTPAVTTRGLVAADMKVLGEAIAMALKNDDSLLQKAKDKVVSLCKKYPLYDGALHNSGYVAPN; this is encoded by the coding sequence ATGAATAAATTTCTTTCTTTTGAGAGAGCAAATATCTTAAATTCAGATCCTGAAATCGCTGATTTATTTTCTAAAGAAAGTGCTCGATTGAATGAAGGTTTAGAATTAATAGCTTCTGAAAACGTGGCAAGTCCAGCTGTTTTATCTGCATTAAGCAGTGTTTTATCTAATAAATATGCAGAAGGATATCCGGGAAGACGTTATTACGGCGGATGCGAATTCAATGATAAAGTTGAACAAATAGCTATTGATCGGGTAAAAAAAATATACGGAGCAGAACACGCAAATGTTCAGCCTCACAGTGGAGCACAGGCGAATCAAGCTGTGTTTCTTGCATTTTTAAAGCCAGGTGAAACATTTTTAGGTATGAATTTATCACATGGTGGGCACTTAACTCATGGTTCTCCGGTAAATATATCTGGAATGTATTACAAAGCTGAATCTTATGGAGTGAATGCTCAAGGTTTTATTGACTACGAAGAAGTTGCGCAAAAAGCCAGAGAATGCAAACCCAAAATAATAATTGCTGGAGCAAGTGCTTATTCACGTGCGCTCGATTTTGCAAAATTCAGAGAAATTGCCGATGAAGTGGGAGCCTATCTTATGGTAGATATGGCCCATATTGCAGGATTGGTTGCCGGTGGCCAGCATTTAAGTCCAGTTCCATTTGCCGATTTTGTCACAACTACAACTCATAAAACATTACGTGGACCTCGCGGTGGTGTGATTTTGTGTAAAGAAAAATACGCCAAAGCTATCGATAAAGCAGTGTTTCCTGGTTTACAGGGTGGGCCTCTTATGCATGTTATCGGTGCAAAAGCAGTTGCATTTGGTGAGGCGTTGCAACCTTCTTTTAGGAATTATGCTGAGCAAGTAGTAATTAATGCACGTGTATTAGCTGAAACTCTTATTGCAAATTCTGTTTCTTTAGTGTCTGGAGGAACAGATAACCATCTTATTTTAATTGATTTAAAAGATTCTCCATTAAGTGGTAAAGATGCTGAAGAGAGACTTGCAAAAATAGAATTAACAGTAAATAAAAATAGTGTTCCTAATGATCCACGTAAACCTATGGTTACAAGTGGAGTGCGGATAGGAACACCTGCAGTTACAACCCGTGGACTTGTTGCTGCCGATATGAAAGTGCTTGGAGAAGCAATTGCAATGGCGCTTAAAAATGATGATTCTTTATTGCAAAAAGCAAAAGATAAAGTCGTTTCATTGTGTAAAAAATATCCTTTATACGATGGTGCTCTCCACAATTCAGGATACGTAGCTCCTAATTGA
- the nrdR gene encoding transcriptional regulator NrdR: MKCRQCQNPESKVLESRESRDGRTVRRRRECIKCGYRFTTFERSEEQPLYIIKRDGTRELFNREKLLKSMSIACQKRSVSSKSLDAISDWVECACHSSDDEVTSQKIGELVLEALLKLDPVAYVRFASVYRAFSSPEDFVLELKQLTEKAQNKTDFSLDLHKDSESIHS, translated from the coding sequence ATGAAGTGTCGCCAATGTCAAAATCCGGAAAGTAAGGTCCTTGAAAGCAGAGAAAGTCGTGATGGACGTACTGTGAGGCGAAGAAGGGAATGTATTAAGTGTGGCTATCGTTTTACTACATTTGAACGTTCAGAAGAGCAGCCTTTATACATAATTAAGCGAGATGGTACGCGGGAACTTTTCAATCGAGAAAAACTATTAAAAAGTATGAGTATCGCTTGCCAAAAGCGTTCCGTAAGTTCTAAGAGCTTAGATGCGATTTCGGATTGGGTCGAATGCGCTTGTCACTCATCGGATGACGAAGTGACATCGCAGAAAATAGGAGAGCTCGTCCTAGAAGCTCTCTTAAAACTTGATCCTGTTGCCTATGTTCGTTTTGCTTCTGTGTATAGAGCATTTTCAAGTCCTGAAGACTTTGTTTTGGAGCTGAAACAGTTAACTGAAAAGGCACAAAATAAAACCGATTTTTCATTGGATCTTCATAAGGATAGTGAGTCAATACATTCATAG
- a CDS encoding lectin: MFYKSIFALVLSFSALFASTASAVDTLVSGQTLYVGNRLDSANRCFRLVMQADDNLVIYRNSNNHPTWASGTNNTGSYRAAMQGDGNFVIYNSSKATWASGTYGHHGAWLILQNDGNLVIYKANSWNPIWASNSQTGC, from the coding sequence ATGTTTTATAAATCGATATTTGCTTTAGTATTATCATTCTCAGCTCTCTTTGCCAGTACTGCGTCCGCAGTTGACACTCTAGTCTCTGGTCAAACTTTGTACGTTGGAAATCGACTCGATTCTGCAAATCGTTGTTTTCGTCTTGTAATGCAGGCTGATGACAACCTAGTGATTTATAGAAATAGTAATAATCATCCTACATGGGCAAGTGGTACAAATAATACTGGCAGTTATAGAGCAGCTATGCAAGGAGATGGCAATTTCGTTATTTATAATAGTTCAAAAGCCACATGGGCAAGTGGTACATATGGCCATCATGGGGCATGGCTCATACTTCAAAATGATGGAAATCTTGTGATTTATAAAGCAAACTCATGGAATCCGATTTGGGCTTCAAATTCGCAGACTGGATGTTGA
- the pth gene encoding aminoacyl-tRNA hydrolase — MFVIVGLGNPGNQYENTRHNIGFMLIDKIASEAGVFLSQNRFGAQTARARWEGYDVFLVKPQSYMNLSGDSVQQVLSFFKLSEQDMIVIFDDLDQAHGAVKTRLGGGHGGHNGIRDILAKTGEDKFYRVKIGIGKPEHKSATANWVLGKFTQQEITFLEQESFPLAKSRIVDILRQLTKKK; from the coding sequence GTGTTTGTTATTGTCGGCCTAGGTAATCCTGGCAATCAATATGAAAACACACGCCATAACATCGGCTTCATGCTCATCGATAAGATAGCTTCTGAAGCCGGTGTTTTTTTATCCCAAAATCGTTTTGGCGCACAAACAGCACGAGCGAGATGGGAAGGTTATGATGTTTTTCTAGTCAAACCCCAAAGTTATATGAATTTGTCCGGCGACAGTGTTCAACAAGTTCTCAGTTTTTTTAAGCTATCCGAACAAGACATGATTGTTATTTTTGACGACCTTGACCAAGCACACGGCGCAGTCAAAACCCGTTTGGGCGGTGGACACGGTGGACACAATGGCATTCGCGATATTCTTGCCAAAACAGGTGAAGATAAATTCTATCGTGTTAAAATAGGGATAGGCAAACCAGAGCACAAAAGTGCCACCGCAAATTGGGTCTTAGGTAAGTTCACACAACAAGAAATCACTTTCTTAGAACAAGAAAGCTTTCCTCTGGCAAAAAGCCGAATTGTCGATATACTTCGCCAGCTTACGAAAAAAAAGTAA
- a CDS encoding 50S ribosomal protein L25: protein MTLENIVIHAQVRESASKSAVRKHRQSGLVPGVLYRKGTAVQIAISSSNLPKAHTHSSVVKLVLNGEEKSVLMREVQVHPLTDKPLHFDFQEVQENDVVRTHVPLNFVGLTREQEKEGAFNIRTRYLEIKTKLALLPRSIDVDVSGLRADQSVQLHDLKLAEGVVVRTGKGKNVALASLVKI from the coding sequence ATGACTTTAGAAAACATTGTAATTCACGCACAAGTACGTGAATCTGCTAGCAAAAGCGCCGTTCGCAAGCACCGCCAAAGTGGGCTTGTACCTGGTGTTCTTTACAGAAAAGGAACGGCAGTGCAAATTGCTATTTCTTCTTCTAACCTTCCAAAAGCACACACGCACTCTAGCGTTGTGAAACTTGTCCTTAACGGCGAAGAAAAATCTGTTCTTATGCGCGAAGTTCAAGTACACCCCCTCACTGACAAACCTCTTCATTTTGACTTCCAAGAAGTTCAAGAAAATGATGTGGTTCGCACACATGTTCCCCTTAATTTTGTTGGCTTGACTCGCGAGCAAGAAAAAGAAGGCGCATTTAACATCCGCACGCGCTATCTCGAAATCAAAACTAAACTTGCCCTTCTTCCTCGCTCAATCGACGTAGATGTCAGCGGTTTAAGAGCAGATCAATCTGTCCAACTTCATGACCTTAAGCTTGCTGAAGGTGTTGTTGTGCGCACAGGTAAAGGCAAAAATGTTGCCCTTGCATCTCTTGTTAAGATTTAA
- the pal gene encoding peptidoglycan-associated lipoprotein Pal — protein sequence MKFSKVVLVSSVLVAAFSLASCSSTKKSESPSKPSESNSQAATPVETRNPDSASLKTIYFDFNKYDIRADQKETANKMAETLKANSSMRIRIEGHADERGSTEYNMALGQKRAKSLENYLKANGVTNSIETISYGKERPAAQGENESAWAKNRRDEVVNVK from the coding sequence ATGAAATTCTCTAAGGTAGTTTTAGTTTCTTCTGTCCTCGTAGCTGCGTTTTCTCTTGCAAGTTGCTCAAGTACCAAGAAGTCTGAGAGCCCAAGCAAGCCTTCAGAATCTAACTCACAAGCAGCAACGCCTGTTGAGACTCGCAATCCAGATTCTGCAAGTTTAAAAACAATTTATTTTGATTTTAATAAATACGATATTCGTGCAGATCAAAAAGAAACAGCTAATAAAATGGCTGAAACTTTAAAAGCGAATTCAAGTATGAGAATTCGTATTGAAGGCCACGCAGATGAGCGTGGTTCAACTGAGTACAATATGGCATTAGGGCAAAAACGTGCAAAATCATTAGAAAATTACTTAAAAGCGAACGGTGTTACAAATTCTATTGAAACAATTAGCTATGGCAAAGAGCGTCCTGCAGCGCAAGGCGAGAATGAATCTGCTTGGGCTAAAAATCGTCGTGACGAAGTTGTCAATGTGAAGTGA
- a CDS encoding HAD family hydrolase — protein sequence MKNKQGNSKSPIKSSEIKRIRSKITISGDWWIGKTHVLLDMDGTLIDQPGALFHNLFAMGVLFRMRSFGSLTQLIKAAQKTKKILLSPHSFSTNEDAFFETLASELNTNRKKIERFMSKFFDSDYPFICLFLHSDPYARRLVDLLHASNRHITLATNAVFGRKEIELRLKASDLFLHDFDLVTSWDVMKTTKPNANFFDETLKKIGASPDNTVMIGNDPYYDLPAHTLGIQTLLVGNKLNLKDIVESLEENVKNNPRF from the coding sequence ATGAAAAATAAACAAGGAAACTCAAAATCACCAATAAAAAGTTCAGAAATAAAAAGAATACGCAGTAAAATAACCATATCTGGTGATTGGTGGATAGGAAAAACACATGTTCTTCTTGATATGGATGGAACTTTAATTGACCAACCCGGCGCTCTATTTCATAATTTATTTGCAATGGGAGTTTTATTTAGAATGAGAAGCTTTGGTTCTCTTACTCAATTAATAAAAGCTGCTCAAAAAACAAAAAAAATCCTCCTCTCACCTCATTCTTTTTCTACAAATGAAGATGCATTTTTTGAAACTTTAGCTTCAGAGTTAAATACAAATAGAAAAAAAATAGAAAGATTTATGTCAAAATTCTTTGACTCCGACTATCCTTTTATTTGTCTTTTTCTCCATTCCGATCCCTATGCGCGAAGACTGGTTGACTTACTCCATGCAAGTAATAGACACATTACCTTAGCGACCAATGCTGTTTTTGGTCGAAAAGAAATAGAATTGCGCTTAAAAGCAAGCGATTTATTTTTACATGATTTTGATCTTGTCACTTCATGGGATGTTATGAAAACAACAAAACCCAATGCCAACTTTTTTGATGAAACATTAAAAAAAATTGGTGCCTCACCAGATAATACGGTGATGATTGGGAATGATCCTTATTATGATCTCCCAGCCCACACCCTTGGTATCCAAACACTACTCGTTGGCAATAAGCTTAATCTAAAGGATATAGTTGAATCTCTCGAAGAAAACGTAAAAAATAATCCACGCTTTTAG